The genomic interval ATGTAACTTTTTTACATAATTCGCCTCAAGAGTCGTAATGTGGCGCTGCAGATACTCAAAACAATAGTAATTTAATCTAACCTCGGAAAAGAGATACATCTTTAAACGTTGGTAAATGTTACAAGTTACTTCAAGTTAAAAATCATTAACCTTAatctataaattatttatgaaagatatttataaatttcTCTTCATTCGAGAATAATATTATGTGGACACCCACGCAACAATATGTATATGTGAtattcatttgttaatattatttGTCGGTTGTGGTACCCTTTTAATTCAACTGTTTATTATTATACACAATTAATAACGACaatatatgtaataaattaattctattttcaaacgatatttgcatgaaaacaaataattaacaatatctacattacaagaaataataaacataataaacaataacaatTACATGAGTTTTTGTTTTCTATATATTAAATATGTCAAAAGagaaaaaacaaacaataaatTTAACGCAAGACTTAGAATCACTCGACAAATCTGAATTGATAAAAAGACTAATAGCACTGGaagaagaaaataaacaattgaaAGCCACTGTCAACAGATTGAACGGAAAATGGAGACTCAATACTGTTCGTAAATCACAAAAGCCGTTCGATTTTGATAAATGCACCAAACGACATATTCTACTGAAATTCTACTATCTTGGGTGGGATTACAATGGCTTTGTTGTACAAGATAGTATCCGTGATACCATAGAAGATCATATATTTGCTGCATTGACAAAGAGCTGTTGCATAGAGGCAAGAGAATCATCAAATTACCACAGATGTGGACGAACAGACAAAGGTGTAAGTTCGTTCTCTCAAGTAATATCAATTGATATACGCAGTAGGTTGAAACTCGACGAGCAACACAAATTAAACGAGGAATTACCGTATTGCAAACTGTTGAACCGACTACTGCCTTTGAATATCAGATGCATCGCATGGTGTCCTGTTCCAACATCCTTCTCAGCGAGATTCAATTGCAAATTCCGAGCTTACAGGTACTTCTTCCCTAGAGGTAAACTGAATATACAAGCCATGAATCAGGCAGTGAAATACACTGTAGGTGAGCATGATTTTCGAAACATCTGCAAAATGGATGTTGCGAATGGTGTCACTAATTATAAGAGGACAGTGCTTAATGCGAAAGTAGTTTTATACAGGCCAAACTTTAGAAACATTCCAGCATATGATATTTGTGTAATGACTATAAAAAGTCATGCATTTTTGTGGCACCAAATTCGTT from Halictus rubicundus isolate RS-2024b chromosome 2, iyHalRubi1_principal, whole genome shotgun sequence carries:
- the LOC143365678 gene encoding tRNA pseudouridine(38/39) synthase, which gives rise to MSKEKKQTINLTQDLESLDKSELIKRLIALEEENKQLKATVNRLNGKWRLNTVRKSQKPFDFDKCTKRHILLKFYYLGWDYNGFVVQDSIRDTIEDHIFAALTKSCCIEARESSNYHRCGRTDKGVSSFSQVISIDIRSRLKLDEQHKLNEELPYCKLLNRLLPLNIRCIAWCPVPTSFSARFNCKFRAYRYFFPRGKLNIQAMNQAVKYTVGEHDFRNICKMDVANGVTNYKRTVLNAKVVLYRPNFRNIPAYDICVMTIKSHAFLWHQIRCLMGILLLVGQEKEQPEIILELLDIENCPRKPQYNLAHELPLNLWYCEYEANEWYTDKEELINTVKTLQKDWTMNTIKSVMIENMLSELEGSMDCNDLAFQSDPLLLGVQSKVYQPLMKRDTCDSLETKIEHYENKRKRKE